The following nucleotide sequence is from Hirundo rustica isolate bHirRus1 chromosome 24, bHirRus1.pri.v3, whole genome shotgun sequence.
CCCTCGGCCAGCAGGACGGCCGTGTCCGTGGTGGACGACGACCTGGGCCGGCCCTGGTGCTGGTGCAGGACGGCCGCCAGGCCGCCGTCCTGGGGGGCTCTGCGCCCGAGGTGGGGGCTGCCCCTCTGCGGCTCCAGCGAGCCGCTCTTGGCGCGGCGGCCGGCGCCGTGCAGGCTGGCGCCGCGCTTGACCGAGGGGCGCGAGCGGATCTGCTGCAGCACGCGGTTGAAGGCGGTGGGCCGGGCGGGGAGGTCGTGCAGGGACACGGCGTAGGACACGCGGTGCATCTCCGGGGAGCGCTCCTTCTCGTCCGGGGAGTCGTGGTCCGAGGCGCCGAGCGCCGGCGGCGCCGCGtcctgggagctctgctgctgctcccgctCCCGCGAGCGCCGGCGGCTGTGGAAGAGGTGCTTCAGGCCGTGGCCGAA
It contains:
- the TMCC2 gene encoding transmembrane and coiled-coil domains protein 2 encodes the protein MKRCRSDELQQPEEDPGAAGESPGHGVMEGKAGEAAAAPEAGAVPPPARSKPPDLKKIQQLSEGSMFGHGLKHLFHSRRRSREREQQQSSQDAAPPALGASDHDSPDEKERSPEMHRVSYAVSLHDLPARPTAFNRVLQQIRSRPSVKRGASLHGAGRRAKSGSLEPQRGSPHLGRRAPQDGGLAAVLHQHQGRPRSSSTTDTAVLLAEGGAVYLLAEDGEGLADKVGTGLRG